A window from Synechococcus sp. RSCCF101 encodes these proteins:
- the alr gene encoding alanine racemase, translated as MRHPDDGAELDPRQRAWVDVEADAIRSNVRLIRSEQLGHATRLMAVVKADGYGHGALAVARAAAEGGACQFGVATLAEGIELRRGGIEAPVLVLGNLIDAASLAQCVRWNLMPTLSDPDQARHCHDLARAGGRRLAVHLKVDTGMSRLGVPLGDALPLAEAIQELEGLELAGVYSHLAMADGPPDGRADAVTRRQQEAFRGLLASLQDREIRCGLRHLANSAGTLRDRALHHDLVRVGLALYGHSPSGHLATPGGLRPALHLRARVTLVRSIGAGVGVSYGHHFISSRPMRLAVVAIGYADGVPRLLSGRMEVLHRGRSLPQVGAITMDQLMIDASGCPDLQAGDTVTLLGSSGAAVLSPAEWSDQCGTIPWEILCGFKHRLPRLPAAAPEAVECGQH; from the coding sequence ATGCGACACCCGGACGACGGCGCTGAGCTCGACCCCCGCCAGCGCGCCTGGGTCGACGTGGAGGCCGACGCGATCCGCTCCAATGTCCGCCTGATCCGCTCGGAGCAACTGGGCCACGCCACCCGGCTGATGGCGGTGGTGAAGGCCGATGGCTACGGCCATGGCGCCCTGGCGGTGGCCCGAGCGGCAGCGGAGGGCGGGGCCTGCCAGTTCGGCGTCGCCACCCTCGCCGAGGGGATCGAGCTGAGGCGGGGCGGCATCGAAGCGCCCGTGCTGGTGCTGGGTAACCTCATCGACGCCGCCTCGCTGGCCCAGTGCGTGCGCTGGAACCTGATGCCGACCCTCAGCGATCCGGACCAGGCCCGCCACTGCCACGACCTGGCCCGGGCCGGGGGACGACGGCTCGCCGTTCATCTCAAGGTCGACACCGGCATGAGCCGCCTGGGCGTGCCCCTGGGGGACGCCCTGCCCCTGGCCGAAGCGATCCAGGAGCTGGAGGGGCTGGAGCTGGCCGGCGTGTACAGCCACCTGGCCATGGCCGATGGCCCCCCGGACGGGCGGGCCGACGCGGTGACGCGCCGCCAGCAGGAGGCGTTCCGGGGTCTGCTGGCCTCCCTGCAGGACCGGGAGATCCGCTGCGGTCTCCGCCATCTGGCCAATTCCGCCGGCACGCTGCGGGATCGGGCCCTCCATCACGACCTGGTGCGCGTCGGCCTGGCCCTCTACGGCCATTCCCCCTCCGGGCATCTGGCGACACCGGGCGGGCTGCGGCCGGCGCTGCACCTGAGGGCGAGGGTCACCCTGGTGCGCTCGATCGGCGCGGGGGTGGGTGTGAGCTACGGACACCACTTCATCAGCAGCCGCCCCATGCGCCTGGCCGTTGTGGCGATCGGCTACGCCGACGGGGTGCCGCGACTGCTGTCCGGGCGGATGGAGGTGCTGCACCGGGGCCGGAGCCTGCCCCAGGTGGGAGCGATCACGATGGATCAGCTGATGATCGATGCCAGTGGCTGCCCGGATCTGCAGGCCGGGGACACGGTGACCCTGCTCGGGAGCAGTGGAGCGGCGGTGCTCTCTCCAGCCGAGTGGAGCGACCAATGCGGCACCATCCCCTGGGAGATCCTGTGCGGGTTCAAGCACCGGCTGCCACGACTGCCCGCGGCCGCGCCGGAGGCGGTGGAATGCGGGCAGCACTGA
- a CDS encoding photosystem I reaction center subunit VIII yields the protein MTGEFAAAWMPSVFVPLVGILGAAVAMALLFNVIEATE from the coding sequence ATGACAGGAGAGTTTGCAGCGGCCTGGATGCCCTCGGTGTTTGTTCCTCTCGTCGGCATTCTTGGAGCAGCTGTCGCCATGGCTCTGCTGTTCAACGTGATTGAAGCCACCGAGTGA
- a CDS encoding photosystem I reaction center subunit XI translates to MTVTPVADPTVGNLATPINSSYFTKAFLNALPAYRPSLSPNRRGLEVGMAHGYLLYGPFAYTGPLRSTDYASTAGLLAAVGLVSILTVCLSIYGTAGDGPNVQPADATIDNPPADLFTKAGWAEFASGFWLGGCGGAAFAWFLAGTDLVKNVAGSVLSLS, encoded by the coding sequence ATGACCGTCACCCCCGTTGCTGATCCCACCGTCGGCAATCTGGCCACACCGATCAACAGCAGCTACTTCACCAAGGCCTTCCTCAACGCCCTTCCGGCCTACCGCCCATCCCTCTCGCCCAACCGGCGCGGGCTTGAGGTCGGCATGGCGCACGGCTACCTCCTCTACGGGCCCTTCGCCTACACCGGCCCCCTCCGCTCGACCGATTACGCCTCCACCGCGGGCCTGCTGGCCGCTGTGGGCCTGGTGTCGATCCTGACGGTCTGCCTCTCCATCTACGGCACCGCCGGCGATGGTCCCAACGTGCAGCCCGCCGACGCGACCATCGACAACCCTCCCGCCGATCTGTTCACCAAGGCCGGCTGGGCCGAGTTCGCCAGTGGTTTCTGGCTCGGCGGCTGCGGGGGTGCGGCCTTCGCCTGGTTCCTGGCCGGAACCGACCTGGTGAAGAACGTCGCCGGCAGCGTGCTCAGCCTGAGCTGA
- a CDS encoding C40 family peptidase has product MVSVGTPVAAELLSPGSCWRLDRHAPGYARPEGSALATEVSAGRRFQVGLHPGHRCGAGRSGTGAADRIPVRLLEDGYPCWLSLQDCLGHARASLAVRPPRPGLPRIRQRMEAVLAQALSAMERPNRYLWGGTVGPDFDCSGLVQNAFASQGIWLPRDAYQQERFCRPIAVRPGVLNLLRPGDLIFFGTAARCTHVGLHLGGGRYLHSSGREHGRDGLGIDGLAPRDHHPVACHYRRELRGAGRVERSHDGTTLP; this is encoded by the coding sequence ATGGTGAGCGTAGGAACGCCCGTGGCGGCGGAACTGCTGAGCCCGGGCAGCTGCTGGCGCCTCGATCGACATGCGCCCGGCTACGCGCGCCCGGAGGGCAGCGCACTGGCGACCGAAGTGTCGGCCGGCCGGCGCTTTCAGGTGGGCCTCCACCCGGGCCACCGCTGCGGAGCCGGCCGGTCGGGAACGGGGGCGGCTGATCGCATCCCGGTGCGGCTGCTCGAGGACGGCTACCCCTGCTGGCTCAGCCTGCAGGACTGCCTCGGCCATGCTCGGGCCTCGCTGGCGGTCCGGCCGCCGCGACCGGGACTGCCGCGGATCCGCCAGCGCATGGAGGCGGTGCTGGCCCAGGCCCTCTCGGCCATGGAGCGGCCGAACCGGTACCTGTGGGGAGGCACCGTCGGGCCGGATTTCGACTGCTCCGGGCTCGTGCAGAACGCCTTCGCCTCCCAGGGCATCTGGCTGCCGCGCGACGCCTATCAGCAGGAGCGGTTCTGCCGGCCCATCGCCGTGCGGCCCGGCGTGCTCAACCTTCTGCGCCCGGGGGACCTGATCTTCTTCGGGACGGCGGCCCGCTGCACCCATGTGGGGCTGCATCTCGGCGGTGGCCGCTACCTGCACAGCTCCGGGCGCGAACACGGCCGGGACGGACTCGGCATCGACGGCCTGGCGCCGCGGGATCACCATCCGGTGGCCTGCCACTACCGCCGTGAACTGCGGGGAGCCGGACGGGTGGAGCGCTCCCACGACGGCACCACCCTGCCCTGA
- a CDS encoding efflux RND transporter permease subunit, whose protein sequence is MASISDPFLRRPVLTVVCSLFILLAGLLSLVGLGLEDLPQIAPTRVSVRATFPAASPEVVEQGVTAVLEQQLNGLEGLESISSSSSLGSSSIALRFEAGDPELNAIKVQNEVSLATRRLPQAVSRQGIRVRRSSSDLLMILGFSADPGLYGREFISGWLDQQLRDGLQRLEGVGEVVVFGSSELAYHLWLDPIALQTHDLTVGRVSQALLEQNVLPALGQVGDAPAPEGQALTLPLRADGRLRTVQELEQLVVLRLPNGGLLRLRDVGRVSLGPEDFGSSAINIRGDPTVAVGIFQRDGSNAIAVSDQVRDGLERLRPGFPPGLRMDVIVDVATTVRANLDRTLATLRDAVLLVLLVLLLFLGRWRLALIPAIAVPIALVGSLALVRLSGENLNSLTLFGLVLATGIVVDDAIVVSEDIAGRIERGSPPLGAAFEAMQELAGAVIATSLVLAAVFLPVLLIPGSIGRLYQPIALAISGAILFSTLNALSFTPMACARVLSGAGRGLPPPLRQLSRHLRRWLDRSQQAYGRLLHRLLRWRRRVAVLLVLGLLLTIAGLQATPTSFIPDEDQGQLRGYFTLADGASLQRTEAVMERIRAVVAEEPLIVTGNFYAGRSFGQSEPNSGSFYLRLPPLEERGGGDTSSTAVRRRLQRALAEQLPDVRVVVTTPPTVRGFNSEAGLTMELLDRSGGLLDLERFEAAAREFIDQAQATGRFERVSTRFDASSPQVELIPDRDLMAAADLPFVATLQEIGAAIGGRYLDDTYQEGRIRRIYVRLEGADRAVPEDLLRLRVANREGELVPAAGVVGLEARQGTNRIERYDQTRSITVTALPATGVSSGQAISTLQELSDRLGGDGRLDLVFTGLAREEQRAGNSSWILFSLGLAVVYLLLAALYDSFLAPLIILLTVPLALMGALAGLWLRGLPLDVYAQMGLLVLVSLAAKNGILIVEFANQRLRAGLSLTEAIHGAAVQRMRPIVLTAVTSLAGFLPLVMASGAGSASRISIGTVVFSGLLVSTLLSLFIVPSVYLLLRGPRRAESERSGGSAGS, encoded by the coding sequence GTGGCCTCGATCTCCGATCCGTTCCTGAGACGACCGGTCCTGACGGTCGTCTGCAGCCTGTTCATTCTTCTGGCCGGCCTGCTGAGCCTGGTGGGTCTGGGTCTGGAGGATCTGCCGCAGATCGCCCCCACCCGCGTGAGTGTGCGCGCCACCTTTCCGGCTGCCTCGCCGGAGGTGGTGGAGCAGGGGGTGACGGCCGTGCTGGAACAGCAGCTCAACGGCCTCGAGGGTCTCGAGAGCATCAGCTCCAGCAGTTCTCTGGGCAGCAGCAGCATCGCCCTGCGCTTCGAGGCGGGCGATCCGGAACTGAATGCCATCAAGGTGCAGAACGAGGTGAGCCTCGCCACCCGCCGGCTGCCTCAGGCCGTGAGCCGTCAGGGCATCCGGGTGCGCCGCTCCTCGAGCGACCTGCTGATGATCCTGGGCTTCAGCGCCGACCCGGGCCTCTATGGCCGGGAGTTCATCTCCGGCTGGCTCGATCAGCAGCTGAGGGACGGGCTGCAGCGCCTCGAGGGCGTCGGTGAGGTGGTGGTGTTCGGCAGCAGCGAACTGGCCTACCACCTCTGGCTGGATCCCATCGCCCTGCAGACCCACGACCTCACGGTGGGTCGGGTGTCCCAGGCCCTGCTGGAGCAGAACGTGCTGCCGGCCCTCGGGCAGGTGGGCGACGCACCGGCCCCGGAGGGCCAGGCCCTCACCCTGCCCCTGCGCGCGGATGGTCGGCTGCGCACGGTGCAGGAGCTGGAGCAGCTGGTGGTGCTGCGGCTGCCCAACGGCGGACTGCTGCGCCTGCGCGACGTGGGCCGCGTGAGCCTCGGCCCCGAGGACTTCGGCAGCAGCGCCATCAACATCCGTGGTGATCCCACCGTGGCAGTGGGCATCTTCCAGCGGGACGGCAGCAACGCCATCGCCGTGAGCGATCAGGTGCGGGACGGACTGGAGCGCCTCCGGCCCGGCTTCCCGCCCGGCCTGCGCATGGATGTGATCGTGGATGTGGCCACCACGGTGCGGGCCAACCTCGACCGCACACTGGCCACGCTGCGGGATGCGGTGCTGCTGGTGCTGCTGGTGCTGCTGCTGTTCCTGGGGCGCTGGCGCCTGGCCCTGATCCCGGCGATCGCAGTGCCGATCGCCCTGGTGGGAAGCCTGGCCCTGGTACGGCTGAGCGGCGAGAACCTCAACAGCCTGACCCTGTTCGGTCTCGTCCTGGCCACGGGCATCGTGGTGGACGACGCGATCGTGGTGAGCGAGGACATCGCCGGGCGGATCGAGCGCGGCAGCCCGCCGCTCGGGGCCGCGTTCGAGGCGATGCAGGAACTGGCCGGGGCGGTGATCGCCACCTCGCTCGTGCTGGCCGCGGTGTTTCTGCCGGTGCTGCTGATCCCGGGCTCGATCGGACGCCTGTACCAGCCGATCGCACTGGCCATCAGCGGAGCGATCCTGTTCTCGACGCTCAATGCCCTGAGCTTCACGCCGATGGCCTGCGCCCGGGTGCTCTCCGGAGCGGGCCGGGGCCTGCCGCCGCCGCTGCGGCAGCTGAGCCGCCACCTGCGCCGCTGGCTCGACCGGAGCCAGCAGGCCTACGGCCGCCTGCTGCATCGGCTGCTGCGCTGGCGCCGCAGGGTCGCCGTCCTTCTGGTGCTGGGCCTGCTGCTGACCATCGCCGGGCTCCAGGCCACGCCCACCTCCTTCATCCCCGACGAGGACCAGGGCCAGCTGCGGGGGTACTTCACCCTCGCCGACGGCGCCAGCCTGCAGCGCACGGAAGCCGTGATGGAACGCATCCGGGCCGTGGTGGCCGAGGAGCCCCTGATCGTCACCGGCAACTTCTACGCGGGCCGCAGCTTCGGGCAGAGCGAGCCGAACAGCGGCTCGTTCTACCTGCGCCTGCCGCCGCTGGAGGAGCGGGGCGGCGGCGACACCAGCAGCACCGCCGTGCGCCGGCGGCTGCAGCGGGCCCTGGCGGAGCAGCTGCCCGACGTGCGGGTGGTCGTGACCACTCCCCCCACGGTGCGCGGCTTCAACAGCGAAGCGGGACTGACCATGGAACTGCTGGATCGCAGCGGCGGACTCCTCGATCTGGAGCGGTTCGAAGCGGCCGCACGGGAGTTCATCGACCAGGCCCAGGCCACCGGCCGGTTCGAGCGGGTGAGCACCCGCTTCGATGCCAGCTCGCCCCAGGTGGAACTGATTCCGGACCGCGATCTGATGGCGGCCGCCGATCTGCCCTTCGTAGCGACTCTGCAGGAGATCGGCGCGGCCATCGGCGGCCGCTACCTCGATGACACCTACCAGGAGGGCCGGATCCGCAGGATCTACGTGCGGCTGGAGGGGGCCGATCGGGCGGTGCCGGAGGACCTGCTGCGGTTGCGGGTCGCCAACCGGGAGGGTGAGCTGGTTCCCGCCGCCGGGGTGGTGGGCCTCGAAGCCCGGCAGGGCACCAACCGGATCGAGCGCTACGACCAGACCCGATCGATCACCGTCACCGCCCTTCCCGCGACCGGAGTCAGCAGCGGCCAGGCGATCAGCACATTGCAGGAGCTGAGCGACCGACTGGGGGGCGACGGCCGCCTCGATCTGGTCTTCACCGGCCTGGCCCGGGAGGAGCAACGGGCCGGCAACAGCAGCTGGATCCTCTTCAGCCTCGGCCTGGCCGTGGTGTATCTGCTGCTGGCCGCCCTCTACGACAGCTTCCTCGCCCCATTGATCATCCTGCTCACCGTTCCACTGGCCCTGATGGGAGCCCTGGCCGGACTGTGGCTGCGCGGCCTGCCCCTCGATGTCTACGCCCAGATGGGTCTTCTGGTGCTGGTGAGCCTGGCGGCGAAGAACGGCATCCTGATCGTGGAGTTCGCCAACCAGCGGCTCAGGGCCGGGCTCTCGCTGACAGAGGCGATCCATGGCGCGGCCGTGCAACGGATGCGGCCGATCGTGCTGACGGCGGTGACGTCCCTGGCCGGATTCCTACCCCTGGTGATGGCCAGCGGAGCCGGTTCCGCCAGTCGCATCAGCATCGGAACGGTGGTGTTCAGCGGTCTGCTGGTGTCGACGCTGCTCAGCCTGTTCATCGTCCCCTCGGTGTACCTGCTGCTGCGAGGACCTCGGCGGGCGGAGAGCGAGCGGTCCGGCGGATCCGCCGGGTCATGA
- a CDS encoding glycosyltransferase family 2 protein: MTSSAPQTPAAAAAAPDLSVVIPIYNEEDSLADLLKQLLTALRPLTLSFELVLVNDGSTDGSARVLEEQVRQVPELVAVLLRKNYGQTAAMAAGFDAARGAIIVSLDGDLQNDPADIPLLVERLQQGYDLVSGWRHDRQDAALMRKLPSRLANRLIGRVTGVRLHDYGCSLKAYRREVLEDMNLYGELHRFLPALAFIEGARITEVKVNHRARQYGVSKYGIDRTFRVLMDLLTVWFMKRFLTRPMYVFGFGGMVAMVAALVAASVLLVDKLMGADIANRPLLSLAVVLGVCGVQLFCFGLLAELQMRTYHESQGRPIYRVRATLRGSGD, translated from the coding sequence ATGACGTCCTCCGCCCCCCAGACTCCTGCCGCCGCAGCGGCCGCGCCGGATCTGTCGGTGGTGATCCCGATCTACAACGAGGAGGACAGCCTCGCTGATCTGCTGAAGCAGCTGCTCACGGCCCTGCGGCCCCTCACACTCAGCTTCGAGCTGGTGCTGGTGAACGACGGCTCGACGGACGGATCGGCCCGGGTGCTGGAGGAGCAGGTGCGGCAGGTGCCGGAATTGGTGGCCGTGCTGCTGCGCAAGAACTACGGCCAGACCGCCGCGATGGCGGCGGGATTCGATGCGGCGCGCGGAGCGATCATCGTCAGCCTCGACGGCGATCTGCAGAACGACCCGGCCGACATCCCCCTGCTGGTGGAGAGGCTGCAGCAGGGCTACGACCTCGTCAGCGGCTGGCGCCACGACCGGCAGGATGCGGCCCTGATGCGGAAGCTGCCCTCACGGCTGGCCAACCGCCTGATCGGTCGCGTGACCGGCGTGCGCCTGCACGATTACGGCTGTTCCCTGAAGGCGTACCGGCGCGAGGTGCTGGAGGACATGAACCTCTACGGGGAGCTGCATCGCTTCCTGCCGGCGCTGGCCTTCATCGAAGGGGCACGCATCACGGAGGTGAAAGTGAATCACCGGGCCCGTCAGTACGGGGTGAGCAAGTATGGAATCGATCGCACCTTTCGCGTGCTGATGGACCTGCTCACGGTGTGGTTCATGAAGCGCTTCCTCACCCGCCCGATGTATGTGTTCGGCTTCGGCGGCATGGTGGCGATGGTCGCCGCCCTCGTGGCCGCCTCCGTGCTGCTGGTCGACAAGCTGATGGGGGCGGACATCGCCAATCGCCCCCTGCTCAGCCTGGCGGTGGTGCTGGGTGTGTGCGGTGTGCAGCTCTTCTGCTTCGGCCTGCTGGCGGAGCTGCAGATGCGCACCTACCACGAGAGCCAGGGTCGCCCCATCTACCGGGTGCGGGCCACGTTGCGCGGCAGCGGCGACTGA
- a CDS encoding HNH endonuclease — MGQVLVLNASYEPLNITSWRRAMVMLIKGKAVGLEHDSSRLIRPDITLPTVIRLRQYVRVPFRELPLTRRNVFQRDGHRCQYCGVSEPLSIDHVLPRSRGGADVWENVVTACLRCNVRKGNRTPQEAGMPLHRAPRRPHSSLTFEATRQIRAGRYGEWAKYVIGA, encoded by the coding sequence ATGGGTCAGGTCCTGGTTCTCAACGCCTCCTACGAGCCCCTGAACATCACCTCCTGGCGTCGCGCCATGGTGATGCTGATCAAGGGCAAGGCCGTCGGACTCGAACACGACAGCAGCCGCCTCATCCGTCCGGACATCACCCTGCCGACCGTCATCCGTCTGCGCCAGTACGTCAGGGTGCCCTTCCGGGAGCTGCCGCTCACCCGCCGCAACGTCTTCCAGCGGGATGGTCACCGCTGCCAGTACTGCGGCGTCAGCGAGCCCCTGTCGATCGATCATGTGCTGCCCCGCAGCCGCGGCGGGGCGGACGTGTGGGAGAACGTGGTCACGGCCTGCCTGCGCTGCAATGTGCGCAAGGGCAACCGCACGCCTCAGGAGGCCGGCATGCCGCTGCATCGCGCTCCCCGGCGGCCCCATTCCAGCCTCACGTTCGAGGCCACGCGCCAGATCCGCGCCGGCCGCTACGGCGAGTGGGCCAAGTATGTGATCGGCGCCTGA
- a CDS encoding serine hydrolase: MAFYRFEPRMHQLLSELVAGELAAPGRPDLAEELSVTWLLHPEGPQGEAVGASLGGERMRYPASVVKLVYAVAVEAWLQADLLLEHDELRRAMADMIRDSSNDATALLVDLLTGTTGGPDLPEPDWSLWCDQRQLVNRWLEELGWEELRGFNACQKTWGDGPYGREWRHYGADLSNRNRMGTLGTARLLHAVMTDAVVSPPACRRLRDLLSRSLDPRERVADPENQVDGFLGGGIPVTAGLWSKAGWMSQARHDAAWIEIEDLPPMLIVAFSEGAERAADETLLPDLAAGLAAAARRLDEEPESEAE, encoded by the coding sequence ATGGCGTTCTACCGCTTTGAGCCACGCATGCACCAGCTGCTCTCGGAGCTGGTGGCCGGTGAGCTGGCCGCTCCGGGGCGACCGGATCTGGCAGAGGAGCTGAGCGTGACCTGGCTGCTCCACCCGGAGGGCCCGCAGGGGGAGGCCGTGGGAGCCAGCCTCGGCGGGGAGCGCATGCGCTATCCCGCCAGCGTGGTGAAGCTGGTCTACGCCGTGGCGGTGGAGGCCTGGTTGCAGGCCGATCTCCTGCTGGAGCACGACGAGCTGAGGCGCGCGATGGCCGACATGATCCGCGACTCCAGCAACGACGCCACGGCCCTGCTGGTGGATCTGCTGACGGGCACCACGGGCGGCCCCGATCTGCCGGAACCGGACTGGTCGCTCTGGTGCGATCAGCGCCAGCTGGTCAACCGCTGGCTGGAGGAGCTGGGCTGGGAGGAACTGCGGGGCTTCAATGCCTGCCAGAAGACCTGGGGCGACGGTCCCTACGGCCGCGAGTGGCGTCACTACGGCGCCGACCTCAGCAACCGCAACCGCATGGGCACCCTCGGCACCGCTCGTCTGCTGCACGCGGTGATGACAGACGCCGTGGTCTCCCCGCCGGCCTGCCGGCGCCTGCGCGATCTGCTCAGCCGCTCGCTGGATCCCCGCGAGCGGGTGGCGGATCCCGAGAATCAGGTGGACGGTTTTCTCGGGGGAGGGATCCCTGTCACAGCCGGACTCTGGAGCAAGGCCGGCTGGATGAGTCAGGCGCGGCACGATGCGGCCTGGATCGAGATCGAGGATCTCCCGCCCATGCTGATCGTCGCCTTCAGCGAGGGCGCGGAGCGGGCCGCCGATGAAACCCTGCTTCCTGATCTGGCAGCCGGGCTTGCGGCAGCCGCCCGCCGGCTGGATGAGGAGCCAGAATCCGAGGCGGAGTGA